The DNA window TAGCACATGGCTTCAGCAAATTATTCGATCATTTGAGATCTATGAAAGAGTACCAGCCGAATACCAGGACAATACCTGGTGGAATTCAAGCATAGATGAAAACAAGTTGGATGCTTTTCTATTGCATGTTAAATACCAGCAGGACAATTACTTTTGCAAGCAACACTGGGTTGGCAAAACAAAGTACAAGAAATTGCTGGAAGACAAGCATGTGAAAATCGTTAATATCATAAGAGATATCAGAGATGTGCTCGTTTCCAGATTTTTTCATGAAAAAAGGCTCAATAATTTATCAGCCAATCTTACAATAGAAGATTATTATTGGAATGGTACTGGTAAAGCTGTCATTAAAAACTATATTGAATATCAGCGATTCTGGCACGATAGTAATCTGCCGGAATCTCAACCATTTTTATGCAGCTACAAAAGACTGCACAACGATTTTGTAAATCAGGTTCTGGAGTTGGCCAACTATCTCAACCTGAGTGTAATACAGG is part of the Bacteroidales bacterium genome and encodes:
- a CDS encoding sulfotransferase domain-containing protein, with translation MLVINNGAPKGGSTWLQQIIRSFEIYERVPAEYQDNTWWNSSIDENKLDAFLLHVKYQQDNYFCKQHWVGKTKYKKLLEDKHVKIVNIIRDIRDVLVSRFFHEKRLNNLSANLTIEDYYWNGTGKAVIKNYIEYQRFWHDSNLPESQPFLCSYKRLHNDFVNQVLELANYLNLSVIQAKEIEYIREKTNFKNKKETGEGKFFRKGSTGDWQNHLSDSIINDIKAICNTTDYFELQKKMSENFNLSLPEEEDLF